In a single window of the Zea mays cultivar B73 chromosome 5, Zm-B73-REFERENCE-NAM-5.0, whole genome shotgun sequence genome:
- the LOC103626706 gene encoding 40S ribosomal protein S4-like: protein MLCKVRSVQFGQKGIPCLNTYDDRTIRYPDPLIKANDTIKIDLETNKIMDFIKFDVGNVVMVISGRNTGRVGVIKNREKHKGSFETIHVLLGAFCYI from the coding sequence ATGCTCTGCAAGGTAAGGTCTGTTCAGTTTGGCCAGAAAGGCATCCCCTGCCTAAACACCTACGACGACCGCACCATCCGCTACCCCGACCCGCTCATCAAGGCCAACGACACCATCAAGATCGATCTAGAGACCAACAAGATCATGGACTTCATCAAGTTTGACGTCGGCAACGTGGTCATGGTGATCAGCGGGAGGAACACCGGGCGTGTAGGAGTGATCAAGAACAGGGAGAAGCACAAGGGCAGCTTCGAGACCATCCACGTGCTGCTTGGAGCTTTTTGCTATATCTAG